One segment of Solanum lycopersicum chromosome 1, SLM_r2.1 DNA contains the following:
- the LOC101262262 gene encoding glycine-rich RNA-binding protein, which yields MADVEYRCFVGGLAWATTDQTLSEAFSQYGEVVESKIINDRETGRSRGFGFVTFKDEQAMRDAIEGMNGQDLDGRNITVNEAQSRGGGGGGGGRGGGGYGGGRREGGGGGYGGGGGYGGGRREGGGGGYGGGGYGGGRREGGYGGGGGGYGGGDRYNDRSSRGGGGGGSDGNWRN from the exons ATGGCCGACGTTGAATACAGGTGCTTCGTCGGTGGTCTGGCATGGGCCACCACCGACCAAACACTTTCGGAAGCTTTTTCTCAGTACGGCGAAGTGGTCGAATCCAAG aTCATCAATGACCGGGAAACTGGTAGATCTAGAGGATTTGGATTCGTTACCTTCAAGGATGAGCAAGCCATGAGGGATGCTATTGAAGGGATGAACGGCCAGGATCTTGATGGTCGCAACATCACCGTGAACGAAGCTCAATCACGCGGAGGCGGTGGAGGTGGAGGTGGAAGAGGCGGGGGTGGTTACGGAGGTGGCCGACGTGAAGGCGGTGGCGGAGGCTACGGTGGTGGCGGCGGCTACGGAGGTGGCCGACGTGAAGGCGGCGGCGGCGGCTACGGTGGAGGCGGCTACGGAGGTGGTCGTCGTGAAGGTGGTTACGGTGGAGGCGGTGGTGGTTATGGAGGAGGTGACCGCTACAACGATCGCTCTTCAAGAGGTGGAGGCGGTGGTGGTTCCGATGGGAACTGGAGGAATTAG
- the LOC101244536 gene encoding transcription factor RADIALIS: protein MSSSQVGQGSSVTWTAQQNKAFERALAVYDKDTPDRWSNVARAVGGNKTAEDVKQHYQLLLHDIMFIESGGVPFPNYTTPTGGRSRDNNK, encoded by the coding sequence ATGTCTTCTTCTCAAGTTGGACAAGGATCATCAGTTACATGGACTGCACAACAAAACAAGGCATTTGAAAGGGCATTAGCAGTGTACGACAAAGACACCCCTGACCGTTGGTCTAACGTTGCTAGAGCTGTTGGAGGTAATAAAACTGCTGAAGATGTGAAGCAACATTATCAACTACTTCttcatgatatcatgtttattgAGAGTGGTGGTGTGCCTTTCCCAAACTACACCACTCCTACCGGAGGCCGATCCCGcgataataacaaataa